From a region of the Gossypium raimondii isolate GPD5lz chromosome 10, ASM2569854v1, whole genome shotgun sequence genome:
- the LOC105776480 gene encoding hydroxyproline O-arabinosyltransferase RDN2 yields MIVRKNMGRASPLVLVTLVLGFCFATYNLVTMIMHSRAISKWVEDDANGGIFFDPVIKMPENVRKPKNARLPFHVAVTATDATYSQWQCRIMYYWYKKKKDLPGSDMGGFTRILHSGSPDNFMDEIPTIVVDPLPEGLDRGYIVLNRPWAFVQWLEKATIEEDYILMAEPDHIFINPLPNLASGGFPAAFPFFYIKPADYGKVLRKFFPEEMGPVTNIDPIGNSPVIIKKDLLKKIAPTWMNVSLKMKDDPETDEAFGWVLEMYAYAVGSALHGVQHILRKDFMLQPPWDFEIGKKFIIHYTYGCDYNMKGELMYGEIGEWRFDKRSFLRGPPPRNLSLPPPGVPESVVTLVKMVNEATANIPNWEA; encoded by the exons ATGATAGTGAGAAAGAACATGGGACGTGCTTCACCACTTGTTCTGGTTACATTAGTTCTTGGCTTTTGCTTTGCAACGTATAATCTGGTAACGATGATAATGCACAGTAGAGCTATTTCAAAATGGGTTGAGGATGATGCCAACGGTGGGATATTTTTTGATCCTGTCATTAAGATGCCTGAAAATGTGAGGAAACCGAAGAACGCCAGATTGCCTTTCCATGTTGCCGTAACAGCTACTGATGCGACATACAGCCAATGGCAGTGTCGCATTATGTACTATTGGTATAAGAAGAAGAAGGACTTGCCTGGCTCAGATATGGGAGGTTTCACACGTATTTTGCACTCCGGAAGTCCCGACAACTTCATGGATGAGATTCCTACTATTGTAGTTGATCCTCTTCCGGAAGGGTTGGATCGA GGATATATTGTCTTAAATAGACCATGGGCTTTTGTGCAGTGGCTGGAAAAGGCTACAATTGAAGAAGA CTATATCTTGATGGCAGAACCTGATCATATTTTTATCAATCCGCTGCCTAATCTGGCAAGTGGAGGATTCCCAGCTGCATTCCCCTTTTTCTATATTAAGCCGGCTGACTATGGAAAAGTGTTGAGGAAGTTTTTCCCCGAGGAGATGGGACCTGTGACAAATATTGATCCAATCGGCAATTCACCTGTCATTATCAAGAAG gatttacttaaaaaaatcgcTCCTACTTGGATGAATGTTTCTTTAAAAATGAAGGACGACCCTGAGACTGATGAAGCTTTTGGATGGGTGCTAGAAAT GTATGCTTATGCTGTGGGATCTGCTTTGCATGGCGTGCAACATATACTTCGGAAGGACTTCATGCTGCAG cCACCGTGGGATTTTGAAATCggaaaaaagtttataattcaTTACACCTATGGATGTGACTACAACATGAAG GGCGAGTTAATGTATGGTGAAATTGGTGAATGGCGATTTGACAAGAGATCATTTCTACGTGGACCTCCACCACGAAATCTCTCATTGCCTCCTCCAGGTGTCCCAGAAAGTGTG